A portion of the Chryseobacterium tructae genome contains these proteins:
- a CDS encoding HAD family hydrolase encodes MNNHITTIAFDADDTLWINEPYFQEAEKEFCVLLEDYLPQHSVSQELFKTEMNNLHLYGYGVKGFMLCMIETIGKVSNNTASLQLVNKAIELGQELLQKPIELLDGVTETLESLKGKYRLVVATKGDLLDQERKLKNSGLQEYFHHIEIMSDKKEYDYKKLLKHLDCQPAHFLMLGNSIKSDILPVLEIGGSAAHIPYHVTWSHEQQDINLEHENFMELKNINEILKFL; translated from the coding sequence ATGAATAATCATATTACGACGATAGCCTTTGATGCTGATGATACTCTTTGGATCAATGAACCTTACTTTCAGGAAGCGGAAAAGGAATTTTGTGTTTTGCTTGAGGACTATCTTCCTCAGCATTCCGTATCTCAGGAACTCTTTAAAACAGAAATGAATAACCTGCATCTGTATGGATATGGAGTAAAAGGATTTATGCTTTGCATGATCGAAACAATTGGTAAAGTTTCAAACAATACAGCTTCTCTTCAACTCGTAAACAAAGCGATTGAGTTGGGTCAGGAACTTCTTCAGAAACCTATTGAACTTTTGGATGGAGTTACTGAAACTCTTGAAAGTTTAAAAGGGAAATACAGGCTCGTTGTGGCAACAAAGGGAGATCTGCTGGATCAGGAGCGCAAGTTGAAAAACTCGGGACTACAGGAATATTTCCATCACATTGAGATCATGAGTGATAAAAAGGAATACGATTATAAAAAATTGCTCAAACATCTTGACTGCCAACCTGCACATTTTCTCATGCTTGGAAATTCTATCAAGTCGGATATTTTGCCTGTATTGGAAATTGGTGGATCTGCAGCCCACATTCCTTATCATGTTACCTGGAGCCATGAGCAGCAAGACATCAATCTGGAACATGAAAATTTTATGGAATTGAAAAATATTAATGAGATCTTGAAATTTCTTTAA
- a CDS encoding GNAT family N-acetyltransferase has translation MENIKFRNAELADLNKIVAIYNSTIASRMVTADIEEVTVESKVKWFNEHNSETRPLWAVEDMAGKMVGWVSFSSFHERSAYSGTVEVSIYLDETSRGKGYGKTILQYCIDNAGKFGVNNLVALIFLHNEPSLKLFRHFGFEDWGTLPDVAILDGIERSLKILGKRIK, from the coding sequence ATGGAAAATATAAAATTCAGAAATGCAGAATTAGCCGATTTAAATAAAATTGTAGCCATTTATAACTCAACTATCGCTTCCAGAATGGTAACGGCAGATATAGAAGAAGTTACAGTGGAAAGCAAAGTAAAATGGTTCAATGAGCATAATTCTGAAACAAGACCACTCTGGGCTGTAGAAGATATGGCTGGAAAGATGGTAGGATGGGTGAGTTTTAGTTCTTTTCATGAAAGGTCTGCTTATAGCGGAACTGTGGAAGTGAGCATTTATCTGGATGAAACCTCCCGAGGAAAAGGCTATGGTAAAACCATCCTCCAATATTGTATTGACAATGCAGGAAAATTTGGAGTGAATAATCTGGTTGCTCTTATTTTTCTTCATAATGAACCAAGTTTGAAACTGTTCAGACACTTTGGTTTTGAAGATTGGGGGACACTTCCTGATGTGGCTATTCTGGATGGTATTGAACGAAGTCTGAAGATTTTAGGGAAAAGAATTAAATAA
- a CDS encoding Crp/Fnr family transcriptional regulator, giving the protein MLRTNQSFLSHLEELYHKQTGGNIILQSFSKGQHLLVQDQSVSKVMLIKEGITKCSFEEENGKEYIVEFLGSGEILGEVELIKNIPCLCGIEALTEVVVYSVNLSYFNELVQKDLILNNLLLSSFADRIINTSSRASYQQLYTIEHTLTQLLKMQSKQNIQISKEDMAAYLGITVRSLNRILKDLK; this is encoded by the coding sequence ATGTTACGAACGAATCAATCATTTTTAAGCCACCTTGAAGAACTTTATCATAAACAAACAGGTGGGAATATAATACTGCAATCATTTTCAAAAGGTCAACATTTATTAGTTCAGGATCAATCTGTTTCTAAGGTTATGTTGATTAAAGAAGGAATTACAAAATGCTCCTTTGAAGAAGAAAACGGAAAAGAATATATTGTTGAATTTCTGGGAAGCGGTGAGATTCTTGGAGAAGTGGAATTGATTAAAAATATCCCTTGTTTGTGCGGTATTGAAGCGTTAACAGAAGTCGTAGTGTATTCCGTAAACCTATCCTATTTTAATGAATTAGTTCAAAAAGACCTAATTCTTAATAATTTATTACTGAGCTCTTTTGCAGATCGTATTATCAATACCTCAAGCAGAGCCTCATATCAACAACTTTACACCATAGAACATACCCTTACACAATTGCTGAAAATGCAGTCGAAACAGAACATCCAGATTTCGAAAGAAGATATGGCTGCTTACTTAGGAATCACAGTTAGAAGCTTAAACAGAATTCTTAAAGATCTAAAATAG